From Ramlibacter tataouinensis, the proteins below share one genomic window:
- the recA gene encoding recombinase RecA codes for MDAQVKGSRIAAADSEKAKALQAALAQIEKQFGKGTIMRLGEGEKIEDIQVVSTGSLGLDIALGVGGLPRGRVIEIYGPESSGKTTLTLQVIAEMQRQAGTCAFVDAEHALDVQYAQKLGVNLPDLLISQPDTGEQALEIVDSLVRSGAVDLIVVDSVAALTPKAEIEGEMGDSLPGLQARLMSQALRKLTATIKKTNCMVIFINQIRMKIGVMFGSPETTTGGNALKFYASVRLDIRRTGTIKKGEEAIGNETKVKVVKNKVSPPFKTAEFDILFGEGISRHGEIIDMGVNARILEKSGAWYAYNGEKIGQGRDNAREFLRENPELAREIENKVRESLGIPLLPADAGEEAGK; via the coding sequence ATGGATGCTCAAGTCAAGGGAAGCCGCATCGCCGCCGCCGACAGCGAAAAAGCCAAGGCCCTGCAGGCCGCGCTGGCGCAGATCGAGAAGCAGTTCGGCAAGGGCACGATCATGCGCCTGGGCGAAGGCGAGAAGATCGAGGACATCCAGGTGGTCTCCACCGGCTCGCTCGGGCTGGACATCGCCCTCGGCGTGGGCGGCCTGCCGCGCGGCCGGGTGATCGAGATCTACGGGCCGGAATCCTCGGGCAAGACCACGCTGACGCTGCAGGTCATCGCCGAGATGCAGCGCCAGGCCGGCACCTGCGCTTTTGTCGATGCCGAGCACGCGCTGGACGTGCAGTACGCGCAAAAGCTCGGCGTGAACCTGCCCGACCTGCTGATCTCGCAGCCCGACACCGGCGAGCAGGCGCTGGAGATCGTCGACAGCCTGGTGCGCTCCGGCGCGGTGGACCTGATCGTGGTCGACTCGGTCGCCGCGCTCACCCCCAAGGCCGAGATCGAAGGCGAGATGGGCGACTCGCTGCCCGGCCTGCAGGCGCGCCTGATGAGCCAGGCGCTGCGCAAGCTCACCGCCACGATCAAGAAGACCAACTGCATGGTCATCTTCATCAACCAGATCCGCATGAAGATCGGCGTGATGTTCGGCAGCCCCGAGACCACCACCGGCGGCAACGCGCTGAAGTTCTACGCTTCGGTGCGGCTGGACATCCGCCGCACCGGCACCATCAAGAAGGGCGAGGAAGCCATCGGCAACGAGACCAAGGTCAAGGTGGTGAAGAACAAGGTCTCGCCTCCCTTCAAGACCGCGGAGTTCGACATCCTGTTCGGCGAGGGCATCAGCCGCCACGGCGAAATCATCGACATGGGCGTCAACGCCCGCATCCTGGAGAAGTCCGGCGCCTGGTACGCCTACAACGGCGAGAAGATCGGCCAGGGCCGCGACAACGCCCGCGAGTTCCTGCGCGAGAACCCGGAACTGGCCAGGGAAATCGAGAACAAGGTGCGCGAGTCGCTGGGCATTCCGCTGCTGCCGGCCGACGCTGGCGAAGAAGCTGGCAAGTGA
- a CDS encoding MarR family winged helix-turn-helix transcriptional regulator, which produces MTPANADDSWRLTHLGRLLGHAMRRFDERVLALMADNVEVPLALSNLAARAQVSAAHVHITRHVALEGSRLTDLAQRAGMSKQAMGDLVDQCEAWGLVRREQDPADARGRIVRFTPTGLAWLQAFRDAVAQAEAEFRQEVGAEVATVVAIGLEAYAGAWGAGAATR; this is translated from the coding sequence ATGACCCCTGCGAACGCCGACGACAGCTGGCGGCTGACCCACCTGGGCCGCCTGCTCGGCCACGCCATGCGACGCTTCGACGAGCGGGTGCTGGCGCTGATGGCGGACAACGTCGAAGTGCCGCTGGCGCTGTCCAACCTGGCGGCACGCGCCCAGGTGAGCGCCGCGCACGTGCACATCACCCGCCATGTGGCGCTGGAAGGCTCGCGCCTGACCGACCTGGCGCAGCGCGCCGGCATGAGCAAGCAGGCCATGGGCGACCTGGTCGACCAGTGCGAGGCCTGGGGCCTGGTGCGGCGCGAGCAGGACCCGGCCGATGCCCGCGGCCGCATCGTGCGCTTCACGCCCACCGGGCTGGCCTGGCTGCAGGCCTTCAGGGACGCGGTGGCGCAGGCCGAGGCGGAGTTCCGGCAGGAGGTGGGCGCGGAGGTGGCGACCGTGGTGGCCATCGGCCTGGAGGCCTATGCCGGCGCGTGGGGCGCGGGTGCGGCGACACGCTGA
- a CDS encoding response regulator transcription factor has product MRILIAEDDQVLADGLLRSLRASGAAVDHVASGTEADAALMTNNEFDLLILDLGLPKMHGLEVLKKLRGRGATMPVLILTAADAVEERVKGLDYGADDYMAKPFSLQELEARVRALTRRGMGGASSTIKHGPLVYDQAGRVATIDGKMVELSARELGLLEVLLQRAGRLVSKDQLVERLCEWGEEVSNNAIEVYIHRLRKKIEKGPIRIATVRGLGYCLEKIQQ; this is encoded by the coding sequence ATGCGCATACTGATTGCCGAAGACGACCAGGTGCTTGCGGACGGCCTGCTGCGCTCGCTGCGCGCCTCCGGCGCCGCCGTGGACCATGTGGCCAGCGGCACCGAAGCCGACGCCGCGCTCATGACCAACAACGAGTTCGACCTGCTGATCCTCGACCTCGGACTGCCCAAGATGCACGGCCTGGAGGTGCTCAAGAAGCTGCGCGGCCGCGGCGCCACCATGCCGGTGCTGATCCTCACCGCCGCCGACGCCGTCGAGGAGCGGGTCAAGGGCCTGGACTACGGCGCCGACGACTACATGGCCAAGCCCTTCAGCCTGCAGGAACTGGAAGCGCGGGTGCGCGCGCTGACGCGCCGCGGCATGGGCGGCGCCAGCAGCACGATCAAGCACGGGCCGCTGGTGTACGACCAGGCCGGCCGGGTGGCCACCATAGACGGCAAGATGGTGGAGCTGTCGGCGCGCGAACTCGGCCTGCTGGAGGTGCTGCTGCAGCGGGCCGGCCGGCTGGTGAGCAAGGACCAGCTGGTGGAACGGCTGTGCGAGTGGGGCGAGGAAGTGAGCAACAACGCGATCGAGGTGTACATCCACCGCCTGCGCAAGAAGATCGAGAAGGGGCCGATCCGCATCGCCACCGTGCGCGGCCTGGGCTACTGCCTGGAGAAGATCCAGCAATGA
- a CDS encoding sensor histidine kinase, with protein MKIFQREQRSLFGEILDWMLTPLLLLWPVSLALTWLVAQSIAGKPFDRALEYNVQTLAQLVTVQNQRVVFNLPQPARELLRADDSDLVYYQVLGPRGEFLSGERDFPRPPDEETSQPGEVHLRNDEMRGLDVRVAYIWVKPEGAGPQPSLVQVAETREKRSVLATEIIKGVMLPQFVILPLAVLLVWLALVRGIKPLSQLEERIRARKPDDLSPLDDKAVPLEVAPLVSSVNDLLTRLKDSIATQKRFLADAAHQLKTPLAGLRMQADLAQREASNAEELKLSLKQIGRSSMRATHTVNQLLALARAESSGQAIAFQPCDLARIVTDAVQDSLQRALARHIDLGYDGPTPGGGARLQGNPTLLKELVANLVDNAINYTPSSADNPGVVTARVFADPFGGALVLQVEDSGPGISPAERELVFQPFYRTLGTNVDGSGLGLPIVLEIARQHGAEIVLDDARPGQLPPGTRVTVRFLLSERNAAPAAATAQAAS; from the coding sequence ATGAAGATCTTCCAGCGCGAGCAGCGGTCACTCTTCGGCGAGATCCTCGACTGGATGCTGACGCCGCTGCTGCTGCTGTGGCCGGTGAGCCTGGCGCTGACCTGGCTGGTGGCGCAGAGCATCGCCGGCAAGCCTTTCGACCGCGCGCTCGAGTACAACGTGCAGACGCTGGCGCAGCTGGTGACGGTGCAGAACCAGCGCGTGGTCTTCAACCTGCCACAGCCGGCGCGCGAGCTGCTGCGCGCCGACGACTCCGACCTCGTGTACTACCAGGTGCTGGGGCCGCGCGGCGAATTCCTCTCGGGCGAGCGCGACTTCCCGCGCCCGCCCGACGAGGAGACGTCGCAGCCGGGCGAGGTGCACCTGCGCAACGACGAGATGCGGGGCCTGGACGTGCGTGTGGCCTACATCTGGGTCAAGCCCGAGGGGGCCGGGCCGCAGCCCTCGCTGGTGCAGGTGGCGGAAACGCGCGAGAAGCGCTCGGTGCTGGCCACCGAGATCATCAAGGGCGTGATGCTGCCGCAGTTCGTGATCCTGCCGCTGGCGGTGCTGCTGGTGTGGCTGGCCCTGGTGCGCGGCATCAAGCCGCTGTCGCAGCTGGAAGAGCGCATCCGCGCGCGCAAGCCCGACGACCTCAGCCCGCTGGACGACAAGGCGGTGCCGCTGGAAGTGGCGCCGCTGGTGTCCTCGGTGAACGACCTGCTGACGCGGCTGAAGGATTCGATCGCGACGCAAAAGCGCTTCCTGGCCGACGCCGCGCACCAGCTCAAGACGCCGCTGGCCGGGCTGCGCATGCAGGCCGACCTGGCGCAGCGCGAAGCTTCCAACGCCGAAGAACTCAAGCTGTCGCTCAAGCAGATCGGCCGCTCCAGCATGCGCGCCACCCACACCGTGAACCAACTGCTGGCGCTGGCACGCGCCGAAAGCAGCGGCCAGGCGATCGCGTTCCAGCCCTGCGACCTGGCGCGCATCGTGACCGACGCCGTGCAGGACTCACTGCAGCGCGCGCTCGCGCGTCACATCGACCTGGGCTACGACGGGCCGACGCCCGGCGGCGGCGCGCGCCTGCAGGGCAACCCCACCCTGCTCAAGGAGCTGGTGGCCAACCTGGTGGACAACGCCATCAACTACACGCCTTCCAGCGCCGACAACCCGGGCGTGGTCACGGCCCGCGTGTTCGCCGACCCCTTCGGCGGGGCGCTGGTGCTGCAGGTGGAGGATTCGGGGCCGGGCATCTCGCCGGCCGAACGCGAACTGGTGTTCCAGCCCTTCTACCGCACGCTGGGCACCAACGTCGACGGCTCCGGGCTCGGGCTGCCGATCGTGCTGGAGATCGCCCGCCAGCACGGCGCCGAGATCGTGCTGGATGACGCCCGTCCGGGCCAGCTGCCGCCCGGCACCCGCGTGACCGTGCGCTTTCTCCTGAGCGAGCGCAACGCCGCGCCCGCTGCAGCGACGGCCCAGGCGGCGTCCTAG
- a CDS encoding glutathione S-transferase family protein yields MTLKLYFGPGACSFVPHTMLEAAGAPFEAVLVKLHKQENLGPEYRTLNPRGQVPVLVDGDEVITQILAIVSYLDDKFPQCNFLPRAALARTRALETLAWMNNTVHPTFTHVFMPYRFSDDAAAQAAIKRYNAALYRPMLEEIEAMAQQAAQQGRAFLGGANFGPIDAYALTLLRWGGFAGHDPAGFPALWAHVQRLAELPPVARAMARERLQLNVYQPPAA; encoded by the coding sequence ATGACCCTCAAGCTCTATTTCGGCCCCGGCGCCTGCTCGTTCGTGCCGCACACCATGCTGGAAGCCGCGGGCGCGCCCTTCGAAGCCGTGCTGGTCAAGCTGCACAAGCAGGAAAACCTGGGCCCCGAATACCGCACGCTCAACCCGCGCGGCCAGGTGCCGGTGCTGGTGGACGGCGACGAGGTGATCACGCAGATCCTGGCGATCGTCAGCTACCTGGACGACAAGTTCCCGCAGTGCAACTTCCTGCCGCGCGCAGCGCTGGCCCGCACGCGCGCGCTCGAGACGCTGGCCTGGATGAACAACACCGTGCATCCGACCTTCACGCACGTGTTCATGCCTTACCGCTTCAGCGACGACGCGGCGGCGCAGGCCGCCATCAAGCGCTACAACGCGGCGCTGTACCGGCCGATGCTGGAAGAGATCGAGGCGATGGCGCAGCAGGCGGCGCAGCAAGGCCGCGCCTTCCTGGGCGGCGCCAACTTCGGCCCCATCGACGCCTACGCGCTCACCCTGCTGCGCTGGGGCGGCTTCGCCGGCCACGACCCGGCCGGCTTTCCCGCGCTGTGGGCGCATGTGCAGCGCCTGGCCGAGCTGCCGCCGGTGGCGCGGGCGATGGCGCGCGAGCGCCTGCAGCTGAACGTCTACCAGCCGCCGGCGGCCTGA